In Mytilus galloprovincialis chromosome 1, xbMytGall1.hap1.1, whole genome shotgun sequence, the following are encoded in one genomic region:
- the LOC143058197 gene encoding uncharacterized protein LOC143058197, which yields MSSDEQWSDWSEANYIDWEDLQKVYIAERIPESDMNEVIADHTDHDDSSTEETSEWSSDDGHEHYDSVKKRVIGLRLESENELEICDDLDCQPSTADITIEYSNENASGTPSKVQNPLRDDEIITPRKQAKYQSPKKRRLTRKKIANPESWKKNIRKIKCQSGMEYVSDTGKTTRIIQNYWNLKSYERQRDYISSRVLERNSIGSPSKKRKQVARTFTFIVEGQSVRVCKMFFTATLGISRKTIETALKKKQNNSSPISDKRGKHCAHNRTPTEDLNIIRAHIEAFPVVESHYTRKDTNRKYLDSDLTIRKMYDLYKAECHDQQKRCVKEHVYRNIFCSEYNMSFHKPKKDQCLICHNYNTMIETGNTDEAVKRIYTEHQQRKVRGREEKQIDKEIAKKDKSYQAVTFDLEAVLPTPCSLGSQVYYKRKLSCYNLSFYSLGDNKGTCNLWNETEGERGSCEVTSCLHKYITSLPPYVHHISFYSDNCMGQNRSKFVAAALLYSVKVNKHINIIDQKYLETGHTHM from the exons ATGAGTTCGGACGAACAATGGAGCGATTGGTCTGAAGCCAATTATATAGATTGGGAAGATCTACAAAAAGTTTACATCGCAGAAAGGATCCCAGAGTCAGATATGAACGAAGTTATAGCAGATCATACAGACCATGACGATTCCTCAACAGAAGAAACATCAGAGTGGTCATCTGATGATG GCCATGAACATTATGACTCAGTAAAGAAACGTGTTATTGGGTTACGATTGGAATCTGAAAATGAACTGGAAATTTGCGATGATCTTGACTGTCAACCAAGCACCGCAGACATAACCATTGAATATTCAAATGAAAATGCTTCTGGTACACCATCAAAAGTACAAAATCCTTTACGTGATGATGAAATTATTACACCAAGAAAGCAGGCAAAATATCAGTCTCCAAAGAAAAGGAGactaacaagaaaaaaaatagctAATCCTGAAAGTTGGAAGAAAAATATTCGCAAGATCAAATGTCAGAGTGGTATGGAGTATGTTAGTGATACAGGAAAAACT ACTCGCATTATTCAAAACTATTGGAATCTAAAATCCTATGAACGACAGCGGGATTATATTAGTTCTCGTGTATTGGAACGGAATTCAATCGGATCACCTAGCAAGAAACGGAAGCAGGTAGCTAGaacatttacatttattgtaGAAGGACAAAGTGTGCGAGTCTGCAAAATGTTTTTTACAGCCACATTAGGAATCAGTAGGAAAACCATTGAAACAGCTTTAAAAAAGAAGCAAAACAATTCCAGTCCTATTTCCGATAAAAGAGGAAAACACTGTGCGCATAACAGAACCCCAACAGAGGACCTTAATATAATACGTGCACATATCGAGGCCTTTCCTGTGGTGGAATCTCACTATACCAGAAAAGATACCAATCGCAAATACCTTGACTCTGATTTAACGATAAGAAAAATGTATGACCTGTATAAGGCGGAATGCCATGATCAACAGAAAAGGTGTGTTAAAGAACATGTTTACAGAAACATATTTTGTTCAGAATATAATATGTCATTCCATAAGCCAAAGAAAGACCAATGCCTGATTTGCCATAATTACAATACAATGATTGAAACAGGTAATACCGATGAGGCAGTAAAACGAATTTACACAGAGCATCAACAACGTAAAGTTCGCGGAAGGGAGGAGAAGCAGATCGATAAAGAAATTGCCAAAAAAGACAAATCGTACCAAGCAGTAACATTTGACTTAGAAGCTGTGTTGCCTACTCCCTGTTCTTTGGGGAGTCAGGTATATTACAAACGGAAACTTAGCTGCTACAATCTGTCGTTTTATTCATTAGGGGATAACAAAGGGACTTGCAATTTATGGAATGAAACGGAAGGAGAACGCGGTTCCTGTGAAGTGACTTCATGTCTTCATAAGTACATCACATCCCTGCCACCATATGTTCATCacatatcattttattctgacaaCTGTATGGGACAAAACAGAAGCAAATTCGTAGCAGCAGCTTTACTATATTCCGttaaagtaaacaaacatataaatataattgacCAGAAATATTTGGAAACTGGCCACACTCACATGTAG